The nucleotide window TGTGGAATGAACTGAAGGTACAAAATCATATTGATAAATAACTATaatctttaggggaaaaaaagaaaaaaaacttgtgTTAAATGTCACCACCCCCAAAACTCTGTAAAATACACATCGTCAACCATTTCCTCAGTATCTCCTATTTATCAacattaaaacttaaaataattttatttaataagagaatttatattatagttttcttttaaaaaaaatcaaaagacaacGAAAAGCCCTCCAGCCAACAGCAAAATCAACCTCTCTAACACCACTGCTATACTGTGGGGACAAGGAAGAAGCACACAGTAGGCCATGGGGTCCAGCAATGAGAAGCTGAGAAAGGAGGCATCATACAATCCAGCCATTTCATTAGAAGCAGTAAGAAGATGGACATTCCATTAGGTGAGAGGCCGAGTCCATTCTCTCTCCTATCTGTACTCCCTTCATCCCCACCTATCCCAGCTCCTTGCTCTAGCTGCCATGGGGAGGCCACCAACcttggaaggggaaggagaggctcTAAATGTTCTGGGCCCCTGCCCTGTAGTTCTCAGGagttgaaaattttaattttaaaaaccaacaacTTGGAATGTCAGGGTTTTCATCTTTAAACAAAAAAGGCAGGGAGAAAGAAGATTTCAACAGCATTGAACATAATTCTGTGTCCTGTAAAATCTTAGCTTATACCTCTGTGTGGCTAATAGGTATATGTGCACCTAAATATGTTCCCCCATCTCCCTTTGAGCTGAAGTCTAACTTGGCAATGGTATTACTCTAAGAAACACTCTAATGGACTCTAGCTGAGAGTTGTGTATATGTATTTCCCAAATGTATATATAAGCTCCTTGCCAAAAAGAGACCACAGAGTTTCTAGGAGCTCTTCTTGGGGGTCTCAGCCTTTCACCTGGTCTACTGTAAGAGGCAGGCACATTTCCTCCTGGCTCTGCTGCACTCACAAAACAGTACAATCTGGGGAGAGCCACCAAGTCATCCCTCTGCTGACACACCCAGTTGGGGTGTGTGCAGGGGTACGTGGGTGCCTGAAAGCCTGTCTACCTCCCCCTCATTTCATGCTCTCGATCATACTTTCAGACAAGAGTTAGGAGAGCCCATTATAGTATCTGATCCCATCTCCTCATGGTTTTAAATTCCCTGCCTGCCTTGGGATTTGTTTCCTTGCTGATTCTGGCCCATTCTATTACTCTTCTCCCTTCAGGAAATGCCTTGTCTGTATATAAATTTGTGCActggggagaaaggggaaaggagtaAGGGAAGGGATAGAGGGGATTACAATGCCCAACTGGGATAgtttttagatttttgttttcctaaaaaaatatagattatatagacACTGATAAAAGAAGTTGCTCTCCTTGTTCATTTCTGGCAAGCCATCAAACATTTCCCCAGGTGGAAACAGGTGATGCCAAAGccaaaaagaaagggggagggaagggaagtgtGATTAAAAATAAACTCAGTATGACGGCATAGACTTTTCCTTTTAAGTGTTCGAAGTGCTAAATTTGCAAGAAAACAGGCACTAATTTCATTGTCATCATCTGGTAAGAGTTAGTGTCCGAGGGAAGCTGAgctggaaaagggagggaggggaaaagggagggatggCAGCTCAGGGATCTGTGGCATTGATGATTGTTTTGTCCGGGGGTGCCCAGCCCCTGTACCAGCTGCAGTAACCACCCTTCTGCCGAATGCAGGCATAATGCTTCGACTGGTACCCAGGGTAGCCAAAGTTGGAGAGCATGTCCGTCCACAGGCACTCATTCTTGGAAGTCACAAAGCAAGGCAGGTAATAACATGACTTAATCtgtaattagagaaagaaatagagtggGTGAGTTCCAGGCAGAGAGccaaaagggactttagaagcctATGCGTACAATCCCCAGATAGGATGTgccaaaggtgagatttgaaccaaggtcttcctcaTTTCATCTATCATATCATATGACATTTCAAGAAGTAGAAGAATCCCTGGGTGATCCTGATGAAGACATGAGTGGCCCTAACTCTAAACTCAAgtctagtaacaattctaaaccATAAAATGTAAACATGGCCAAGAAATCAAAAGAGGAGACCTGAGTTTTAGTCTCCATTCTGTCCCTAATTAGCTACTCCTATCCCTGACATTCAGCattctaaagtccctcccagctctgacattctccaCAAACATCTGTTAATTCTCTGATTGACCataagaaagtcatttaaactctgggCCTCAACTTTCTCTTTTGTCAAATGAGAGTGTTGGATAAGACCTCTGAGACACCTTCCAATTCTAAGTCGAGTCCTATGACATCACTTTAATTTTCCTGGCTTCCagctccccatctgtaaaatgggaataataatatttttacccTCTTTCCACAGACTGTAGTGGGCAAAGCATCTTGTcaaaactaaggcagagagaagagGTATGATATATTATTGCCCCAATTGGGTTTCTGCCTCTCTACCACCTTAGACAGGGGATGGATAATGTTCTGACTCAGCTTTCAGGGTGAGCCCCACTTTCAGCAAAGCACCTTCTACCTGCTGGTCCACCTCCTGGAATGtggccccagcaaaggggactGAAGGGCCTTTGTTTGCCTTGGGTTGCTGAGTGGCCATTACACTCATCGAAGAATTACCATGGGCAGGGATTCTTTGTATTTGGTTGAGCTCCATTTAGATCTCAGCATATGAGCCAGAATTCCAGTCTCCATCTCCCAAATATGCCACGCCCTTCAGTCCAacaatttttgttgttgagtcatttcagttgtgtccaactcctcgtgactccattttggagttttctgggcaaaaatactagaattgtttgccattttgttctccagctcattttccagatgaggaaacagaggcaaacaggcttaagtgatttgcccggggtcacatggctaataagtgtctgaggctaaatttgaactcaggaagatgagtcttcctgattttggaatcagtgttctatccactaagccacctagctgcctctcagtCCAACAGTAGAGAAGCCCAAATGCCCTGTTATGTCCTCTGCATAGATTCACAGATTTTAGAATTGGCCATCAAAGTCCAACCCCCTCCTCTTACAGATggcagaaactgaggcataggaaaGGGGAAATAACTTGCCTGAGGCCAGTCAGGCCTAAGTCACAGGAccacaaagctggaaaggatcttagaggctgTCTGGCCCAAATCCTTccattgacagatgaggaagggGGACCCAAGAGGTCATAGAATATAAACAGGAACATAGACCTGGAGCTGGTAAGGCTATCTAATCCAGCCTCCTTGATTTATAGTCTCAGGCCCAGAGAATGATTGCTGAAAGGATTTCACAGTTCCCACCTAGTCTAAGCCATTTATTTcaccaatgaagaaactaagatcaaGAAGGAAGAAGTACGTTGCCTAAAGCCACCTAGGAGGTGAGTGACAGCCAAGATTCCAAACCAAGTGCCCTGACTAGGCATCCCACTGATGTTCAATGGAAGAGGCATTTCCCTATCACCCCTCCCACATAAATCTGCTCCCCCCTTACCTTGCAGTTGCAGCCCAAGTGGTACCGATAATTTAGACCCTTGCGCTGGGAGAGGGTGAGCCGGTCCCACCTCTCCACGAAGTTACACAAGCCTGTGTACATCTTGCCATCATATACCCGAcctggaggaggagaaagaagacaaaGGGGTCACCTCTCTGTCTGGCCACCAGCAACACACCTGGCATTGACCATGAAGCTAAGCAGGGACAAGATGGCTGAAGCAACTAACAGGTTTTATGTGAGGGAAGATGGAGGTCAGCCCTCCCAAGCTGGGACAAGTTCCTAGAACTTGGTTAATGGCCTTCAGTCAATCACCAAGCACTCACTTGAGTGCTGGGCCTACAGAACCAAAAAAATGAACCCTTCTCTACCCTCAAAAAGCCTTTATATTCTAAAAGGGGTTGTTGTTAGGGATCAATCacttttctctgggcctcagtttcttctttgtaaaatgaggaagttagactaAATCGCCTCTGATGTTCCTTACCAGTATACGCCTGTGATCACCATAGATCATACAATTAGAGTTAAGAAGGTTGAAGAAGTCAGAtgtcctccttttacagataagcaaactgaggccccgaaaaaaaaaaaaaggtgatttcCTCAGTGTTACCCAACCAAGTATATGAGACAGCATTCAAATCTAAGTCTTCCCAAGTGTCAGCTCAGTCCCCACTGGCAGGGGTTCTTTGTGGGCATGCTTGGTGGATGGCAGATGGCCCAGACACATTCCTGGATAAGACAGTGGTCCCATAGGGGGTATGAGGTGGCCTCTGTTGAACCTGGATCCTTACCTGTCAGCAGATACTGGTACTTGTTGACTTCCAACTTCAGCCCACAAAGGCTCTCAGAAGCTTCTGTGTGGATATACTGCACATGGGGCATCTTGCTAAAGCCCCTATACATCtgtggggaaaggaaagggagatctCTGTTAGATGCCAGGTTTTCTCAAAGACGGGTTGAAATAGGAGTCTTTGGGGGGAAAAGGGACAGATGatcatttcttttgttcctttgaaGGAAAAGGGGAATTTTTAACTGGGGAAGGAAGACAGGGTTCATATGAAAGCTCTCTTCAACTATCGAAGAGATTACTCTCGTTCTGCTTGGCCCAGAAGGCAGAAATTGAAGCAGTGGGTAGAATCACAGAGAGGCAAATTTTAGCTtacaataaggaaaaatttcctaacaattagtaGCTGCATGAGAGGTACTGAACTCCCCATCACACGAGGTCATCAACTGTAGAGCAGGTAACCGCCAGTTCATCAAGGGTATTCCTGTTTAGGGGCTAGGCAAGATGAGATCTGAGATCCTATGAATCCGTATCATCCCCCAGTGCCTACCCAAAGAGGacttaaattctctttctttccttcatccaGTCTTTAGAAAAGAGGCTTtgaggggtagctagatggcttagtggacagagcaccacacctggagatgggaggttccaatctggcctcagatacttcctagctgtgtgaccctgggcaagtcacttaacccccaatgcctaacctttactgctcctctgccttagaaccaacatatagtattgattctctgATGGAAGGTCAGGTCCACAAAAGCCTGCCCATGGAAGACACACTTCTCAGCTCCCCTTAGAGAAGCACCGATTCCCACAGTAAtccaaaggagaggaaagggaggaacaGCTGGATTTGTCAAATTCCTGTCACGCCTGATGCCTCATGGAACATGCTGATTTTCAGGGCTGACTCACTGCATATTTAACTCTCAGGAACTGAAAGGACAGACAGGCAAGTAAGACAAAGAATTCTGGTAGTAGCTTTAGAAACTCCTATTAGCTATATGGCCTGAATGATCACTAGGAGAGCCTAGAAGAGGGTAACCAGGAAAGGGAGTTGACCATCAGTTGAAGACATGGGGACTGCTCAGCTCTCTTTGCGAATCCTGAAAGGATGTTTCATGGAAGAGGGATCACGTTTGTTCTCTGGGGCCCAAGAGAGCAAACCTAGGAGAGCCCAATCTCCTCTACACACTGTGCAGAGGAAAATTCTATAAATTAAGCATTTTAGAAACATCCTTTAATCTTGGGAATGCCCAGGATCAGACTTAGAGTTGTATGTCTGGAAGAGGTCcctgaggccatctagtccaatcccctcactttacaaagcaggaaactgagatccagggagaGAAAGAGCAGTTGGAATCAGGATCCCATCCCAGGTCATGCAATTCCTCCCAATGTACCTTCCTACTTTCTTTTCCTGACCTTCTTGCCCTCACCTCCAGAAACTCAACACAGCCTCACCTTAAACTCCAGGTGAGCATTAGAAAGGGCTGTGCTTGTGAGATATTGGTGGGATCCCAGGCTTTTTAGGGAGTCCATGCTGACAACTCTGTTCATGAGAAGGATGCCCAGAGGGTCGAGTACCCTTCAAAGGCTACATAGTGACAGATGGGATTAGAACTCAACTCCTCCGCTGCTGAGATGGGTGTTTTTCCTCTTGTACCCAGCACTCTTCTCAGTTTGGTTCATCCAGCCCCAGTGAGAAACCACTTTTTACCTAGTTCATGAAGTTGAGGTCAAATCTACCGaagggcagaggggagggagggggcagcAGGAGGGCACCGAGTTCACCGGGCCACGTTCCCAAGGGCTGAAACAATCGTGTTGGTGGGCAAGCAGAGGAGGGCACTGTGGGTAGGTTTCATAATCCCCTTCCCATCGGGGCCTCTCCAATTATGACCCATGGTGGTCTCCCATGAACTGTTGTTTGTAATAGGACAATGCCTCTACTCCAGTTTTTCTGGCACGAGTTATTAATTTGCTTATGCTAATTAATACAAACCAGACATCACCTCATGGGTGTCTCATCAAAAGCAGCTTCATGTTCCCCTCTCTGTCTGCAGTCATGGGTTTAGTGCCAGCAAGTGGGCTGGAGGGGTTTTGGCCTTGACAGACTGGTCCAAAGACTGCCTGGAGACCATGGAAGCCCTGCTCTACAGTGTGGGAGTTCCGGTCTTCTTCTGAATAGCCTCTTAGTTCTTCTCTGCCCCCTGAGAAATGGAACCTAACCCTGTCAAAACATTTCCATTAGAtattattagaaaataataacaggggcaactaggttgctcaatggttagagagcaaggcctgggttcaaatctgacctcagacacttccatatgtccctagacaagtcatttcacccctttTGCCTaattcttacctctcttctacctcagaaccaatacttagtatcaattctaagaagaaaaggattttttgtttgtttttttaaagaaataataatgggaACAGCTGGGtaacacagtggattgagagccaggtctagaaatgggaggtcctgggttcaaatctggtctcagacacttcctagctgtgtgaccctgagcaagtcacttaagccccattgcctagcccttactgctcttctgccttggagccaatacacagtattgagcctaaggtggaaggtaaggattacaaaaaaaagcaaagacaaagaagaataataataaatttgtaATGCAGAGAAATAAGTTTGAATCCCTTCTCTGGAACCCATTACTTAAGCTGGgtgacctaggacaagtcatGTCAAAAAGGATTTAAGTGCTTACAATGTACTAGGGATcagaaaaaggttaaaaaatagcctctgtcctcaaggagcttacagtctccTCATAAGGAGAGTGGCTAGCAATGAGATGCATGCCTGTTGAATTCAACTAAAGTTTTTTGAATCtcaatttccacatttgtcaAACAGGATAACAATGGTAATGTTCACgctacctcataggattatttgaggaaagtgctttataaatcctAAGCTATTGTCAATTAATTGTGTGAGGGATGaataagagaggggaagaagCAGGAAGAATAAATAGTTCAGTGCCTACTGTCATAGTCCAAGTGAGCGATGATGAAGTTCTAACCCAGGTATTAGCTCTATTAAGTGGAAAGAAAGGGGGTGATTTAAGAGAGATGCCCTGGGTATGTGGGGAGGCAAGGAGGACACATGCTGAGGTCATGAACCTAAATGACTGAACGTGATGGGGATGCCCTTGAAAATCAGGATGGAATGGAAAGTCCTTCATTATAAACGGATGTACATGTAGCTGCAACAGCTAGATGGTACCACGGACAGAGcacagaagtcaggaagacatgaattcagtTCATGCCTCAGATGcttgctgtgtgaacctggacaagtcatttcatgcctccacttcctcatttgtaaaatgaggagagtaaTAGTGActccctctcagggttgtgaggataaaatgaaatcacattttaaagTGCTGTGCAAACCATAAGGCATCACATAAATGCAGGCTGTCACTCTTCCAAGAGAATGTTAGCGTCTTCAGGACAAAGATGGTTTAGGGTGAAAGTCTTATCTTTTGTAGGTGATGGTCACTGTATAGAGCCTGTCACAGATCACACACAGTAGGTCCTTCATACTCGTGATTTATCCATGGACTAATATGTGCAAACGTATTGTTTCCAAAACTGAGGACAGGATCTGTTTCATTTGTATTCCCAACTCAGAAtatggcacataataagcacttaataaatgcttcctggaTTAAGTCAAATTAAGATTGAACTGGACCCGGGGCCCCCTACTCTTCTGACCCAGGGCTTGGTAAGGGAATTTAAGACCATAAATCTAAAACAGAGAGGGTTTGGAGGCCATTGaggccaactccctcattttacagcaaaGGAAACTCGATTCCTATCTTTTCTTGATTCTCTGCTTCTCAACCCTCCCACTCCCTGCCTCATTCCCCTACAAGTGTTTTATGACTTCACTAACATTCAAGACATACTTTACCAACCAATATCTACCTATGTAACTCTTTCTGGAGAAAGTTAAGTAGATAATTATTTAACGGTTGAATCTTCTATATAAAGAATTATCTACCtatgtctctctatttctctctaatTATCTAcctatgtttctctctctctctaactatCCACTTATATCTCTATTTCTGTCTAATTATCTAcctatgtctgtctctctgtttctctctccctctctctaattaTCTACCTGTGTCTCCTTCTTTCTATGTGTCTATCtacctgtctttctttctctctctctttctttccctctctctttctatttctctctttccctctatctaccaatgtttctctctgtctctctaattatctacctgtctatctgtctctcactctctttccctctctctacctATGTCTCTCTCTATATTTCGCTCTCTAAttatctatgtctctctctgtctctctaattATCTAActatgtgtctctctctttctatttctctttctctaattatctacctctctctctctatgtgcATGTGTGCCTttaggcatatatacatatgaatacaatatatgtatacatatatatgtatgtaaaaggATAAGTAAATAATTGGTTGGCAAAATATGTCTTGAATGTTAATGAAGTCACAAAATGTTAATTTATAATTCTGTTATTCATAATACTTTAGAGAGAGGTCTATGTTATAGAGATACGGAAATAGATCATTGGTTGGTAAAGCATTTCTTGAATGTTAATGAAGccacaaaatacatttatttataattatatgatttataatactatatatggagatatgaagagagagagatgcagagcACCGTGCTGGTAAAGGAAATCAATCCAAGAGCATTTATCTGAAGCACTTACTAGGCGTTCCAGGCAGGAGATGGTGGAGATCCAAATACCCCAAATAAAAGGGCCCCTGCCTTCGAGGAGCTTCCAGAAAAGTGAGAAGCTAGAACCCTTGCCATTTAGAGAGCCCCTCCCTGCCAGGGTCTGGAGAGGTAGGGAGCACAGGGAATGATTAGCAccattttgtgttttgtttttcttggattaGAAAAGCAAAGGGACAAACCAAGGCTGAACCTGGAATGTGGCCAGCGAGTCAGGATGTACAGTCAGTACAGGTATATATATGTgtttggggcagggagggaaCCGAACCCTGGCAGCTGGGGCCAGCTTCCAGGAGGGAGGTCTGTGAGCCCAAGCTTCAAAAGAGGCTGCCCTCCTCCCCCGCATGGTGTATTTGATAGAAGAGAGGGCTGAAGGAAGGAAGTGAGCCCCACTAGAGCCAGAGATTAGCCCAGGGGGCCTTCCTGCCTAAGGTCAGGGTGAAATGCATGACTCAGTGTCCTGCTCCTTGGGACAGCCCCACAGGCCAGGCTGGACACATTGTCCCACACGTGCAGTCCCTCCCACAACCAAAGGCCTGAGAGACTTTTCCAGGGAACAAGAACAACAGCTCCCGCCAAAGGGGACCACTTTCTCACGGTCTTGCCTGGAGAGATAAAGGCTTGGGAAGATCAGGGCTGCACCTCCTGTCAGCCATCACTCTCACCTGCCCCATGAATCCTCCTGATGGAGACACAACTCATCTCCAGGTTGGGTTTCCTAGCTAACCTCACTTCCCCCAATTCTTGACCCCTGCCAGTGAAACATCATCTGTCCTTTCCAGGACAACTGTCTGACTGCAGACATTTATGATCCCTGATTTAGAGGAGGAAGGCACCTCCCGGGCTGTCTAGCCTAaaccagttttacagatgaagaaacagagaccaaGAGAGGCTGAGGgactagaactggaagagactccCTCCGAGACCACCTAACCCAGCACTATCATTTTACAAAGCGGGCAGCCGTGGTTCGGGGAAGTTAAGTCGGTAGTCTGACGTCACACCTCCAAAGATTTGAGGGGGACCAAGAACCCAAGTCCTCGGATTCCGGATAGGCTGGAGGGAAGGAACGAGGCTGGAAGACTGAGCTTGTTCACTGGGGGGGACTGTCCCTGCTACGCCCACTTGGGGAGGTGTCAAGACCACCCTGTGGTCAGAAACAGCAAAGTACTGGCTTTCTGTCCTGCATTCAAGCTTCATTTAATCCTGCTGAGAGGGAGCCCTCCATCACCCTGGCCGACTCTGGGACAGACTCACTAATCCGATGGAACAAAGCGATGGCAGACAGGCCCCAAGCTCCTGCCAACACACACGTGGGacttgtctctcctctctcttgcaATATTTTTCCCCCATACACCCTTGGCAAGATGTCACAGAGGAAGTACTAAGTGGCCGGTGAGTGGGCCAGAGCCAAACTGGGTTCATTCCCTGTTGATTCCTAAAGAGACCTTTGAGGTCATTGAAGCCAATCTCCCctttttacaaatagggaaactgaggcacagagaggataaatgactcacccaagtcTACCCACATAGTAGGATGGTGAGAGGAGAAaacaaattcaaacccaggtcatagaattagagctggacaagaccttggaagtcatctaaagccaacccactcattttacagttgaggcttTACCCACAGTCATCCAGGCACTGGATGAGTCTAGGTCATCTCGTGCCAAATTATCTAATGCTCTTTAAATGATAGTGAAGTAACTCAGGAGAAGAGCAGATGGAAACaggatggggaagaggaagacAGATTTCCTTTCCCTTAGGATTCCAAACTGAGCTGCGCCCTCTCTAATTTGAGGGCAGTGAAAGCCTTGTTaggggaagcatctgaggtcaggcCAGAAGGGATTACCTACCCCCAATCCATGGCTCTTATCATAGAAGACCACCCTTAGAGTGAAGCCAGCCCAGGTTCAAGCCCATCTCCTAACACATACTGCCTGCGTGACCTACTAGAACTTGCAATGACATGCAGACTTCTATTCATGGAAGGGGGTTTCCACTCAGGGATTTCCTTAAACTGAGGAACTCACAGGTCTAGACTTtttataattgacatttatatagcaccgtaatatttacaaaatacctCCTATACCTCGAGAGGAAGAATAGaacagtggaaagagtaaaaaaaaaaaaaaaaaaaaaaaaaaaaagtctgaaaacccCCAAGGCCTAGATAAAGGTCCTGCTTCAAATATTACTAATGtattaccctgggtaagtcacttcacttctgagTAGTCTaaggaactctctaagactataagatgCATAACAGATATCTATCTGCATTGGTAAAAGTACCTCTGGGAATTTCCTATGCctaagaaatcacagatccagactATCACATAATTAATCTCAAGTGAGTCTCATTACAATCCCATGAGGTTCatgctgttattatctcttttacagatgaggaaactgaggccaaaaaaaaggtaaaagaacttGACTGAGCCATGAAGTAGTTGACATGGGATGGGACCTctagtcttcctcactccaagtccaataaatactttttctagGGCTTCTTGACCTGGAATCTgtgagctttattttttaaattattttgatatttattaaaatttattttataaatattttaatacatgtttaattAAGTTTTATTTAATAGATGTTAAATATTAATGCTTATCATTAATCATTTGAATTacttgaatattattttaaaatatattttaagagaattcatttctcttggttttttgttttatgcatttcccTGAGGAGGGGCCCAGAGACTTGACCAAActgccaaaggaatccatgaACCAGTTCAGAATCCCTGCTCGATCTTCTCAGCTGATGAGAGGGTGCGAGCATTCCCTCCCCACATGcattagtcattttagtcactttctggGCACAgctccagattgttttccagaatgactagactactttacagctccaccaacagggtATTAAAGTGCCTGGtttttcccacagcccctccaatatttgtccttttccttttttcgtTAGCTTGGCTAATGTGATGCAGATATATTCATccatgagtatttattaagcaccaactgtgtGCAAGTCATTGTGATTGGCTCTAAAAAGGTACAGCCATGAATCTCTGACCTGAGGCTTTCTAGGGAGGACTGACTCAAAGCAccaaaacttttcttcttttttggggggatgacaaacccttactttctgtcttactctAAAATAGAGGGACAAGGGCTACTAGGCAAATGAGAttgagtgatttacccagggtcacacagttaggaagagttgaacccaggtcctcctgactccagggctggcactccaTTCAATGTGCCACCCATCTGCCCCAAccactcttttttt belongs to Gracilinanus agilis isolate LMUSP501 chromosome 5, AgileGrace, whole genome shotgun sequence and includes:
- the TIMP3 gene encoding metalloproteinase inhibitor 3, translating into MSPWLSLVVLLSSWSLRELGVDACTCSPSHPQDAFCNSDIVIRAKVVGKKLVKEGPFGTLIYTIKQMKMYRGFSKMPHVQYIHTEASESLCGLKLEVNKYQYLLTGRVYDGKMYTGLCNFVERWDRLTLSQRKGLNYRYHLGCNCKIKSCYYLPCFVTSKNECLWTDMLSNFGYPGYQSKHYACIRQKGGYCSWYRGWAPPDKTIINATDP